A region of Kribbella sp. NBC_01245 DNA encodes the following proteins:
- a CDS encoding acyl-CoA mutase large subunit family protein — protein sequence MSHQTESGWDFAPVYGPDKLEGFDPAVKLGEPGEYPYTRGVYPTMYTQRPWTMRQYAGFGTAAESNQRYHQLIDAGTMGLSVAFDLPTQMGYDSDAEISHGEVGKVGVAIDSIDDMRVLFDRIPLDQVSTSMTINAPGSVLLLLYQLVAEEQGVDGGKLTGTIQNDVLKEYIARGTYIYPPKESLRLISDIFAYCKTELPRWNTISISGYHMAEAGATPAQEIAFTLADGIEYVRAAVASGLDVDEFAPRLSFFFVSRTTLLEEVAKFRAARRIWAQVMRDEFNAKNPKSLMLRFHTQTAGVQLTAQQPEVNLVRVAVQGLAAVLGGTQSLHTNSYDEAIALPTEKAARLALRTQQVLAYETDITATVDPFAGSYVVEALTDEVEAAARELMEQVEDFGGAVAAIEQGFQKQEIERSAYRIAQQIDSAERVVVGLNKFKLAEEDAYEPLRVDPAIEAQQVERLARLRAERDQGAVDKALDELKAAARGSDNCLYPMKDALKARATVGEVCDALREVWGVYIPADTF from the coding sequence ATGAGCCACCAGACCGAGTCGGGCTGGGACTTCGCCCCCGTCTACGGCCCCGACAAGCTCGAGGGATTCGACCCAGCCGTGAAGCTGGGCGAGCCCGGCGAGTACCCATACACCCGCGGCGTCTACCCGACGATGTACACGCAGCGCCCCTGGACCATGCGGCAGTACGCCGGGTTCGGCACCGCCGCCGAGTCGAACCAGCGCTACCACCAGCTGATCGACGCCGGCACGATGGGCCTTTCCGTCGCGTTCGACCTGCCCACGCAGATGGGCTACGACTCCGACGCCGAGATCTCGCACGGTGAGGTCGGCAAGGTCGGCGTGGCGATCGACTCGATCGACGACATGCGGGTGCTCTTCGACCGCATCCCGCTGGACCAGGTGTCGACGTCGATGACGATCAACGCGCCCGGCTCGGTGCTGTTGCTGCTCTACCAACTGGTCGCCGAGGAGCAGGGCGTCGACGGTGGCAAGCTCACCGGCACGATCCAGAACGACGTGCTCAAGGAGTACATCGCCCGCGGCACCTACATCTATCCGCCGAAGGAGTCGCTGCGCCTGATCAGCGACATCTTCGCGTACTGCAAGACCGAACTGCCGCGCTGGAACACGATCTCCATCTCCGGCTACCACATGGCCGAGGCCGGTGCGACGCCCGCGCAGGAGATCGCGTTCACCCTTGCCGACGGCATCGAGTACGTCCGGGCCGCGGTCGCGTCCGGCCTCGACGTGGACGAGTTCGCGCCCCGGCTGTCGTTCTTCTTCGTCTCCCGTACGACGCTGCTGGAGGAGGTCGCGAAGTTCCGCGCGGCCCGCCGGATCTGGGCCCAGGTGATGCGCGACGAGTTCAACGCGAAGAACCCGAAGTCCCTGATGCTGCGCTTCCACACCCAGACCGCGGGCGTCCAGCTCACCGCGCAACAGCCCGAGGTCAACCTCGTTCGCGTTGCTGTGCAAGGCCTGGCCGCCGTACTGGGTGGAACGCAGTCCCTGCACACCAACTCGTACGACGAGGCCATCGCGCTGCCGACCGAGAAGGCCGCCCGGCTGGCGTTGCGAACGCAGCAGGTGCTGGCCTACGAGACCGACATCACCGCGACCGTGGACCCGTTCGCCGGGTCGTACGTGGTCGAGGCGCTGACCGACGAGGTCGAGGCCGCCGCGCGGGAGCTGATGGAACAGGTCGAGGACTTCGGCGGTGCCGTCGCGGCGATCGAGCAGGGCTTCCAGAAGCAGGAGATCGAGCGCTCGGCGTACCGGATCGCGCAGCAGATCGACTCGGCCGAGCGGGTCGTCGTCGGCCTGAACAAGTTCAAGCTGGCCGAGGAAGACGCGTACGAGCCGCTCCGCGTCGATCCCGCGATCGAGGCCCAGCAGGTCGAGCGCCTCGCCCGCCTCCGCGCCGAGCGCGACCAAGGCGCCGTCGACAAGGCGCTGGACGAGCTCAAGGCGGCCGCCCGGGGCAGCGACAACTGCCTCTACCCGATGAAGGACGCGCTCAAGGCCCGCGCCACCGTCGGCGAGGTCTGCGACGCCCTTCGCGAAGTCTGGGGCGTCTACATCCCCGCCGACACGTTCTAA
- a CDS encoding AbrB/MazE/SpoVT family DNA-binding domain-containing protein — MRITSKGRVTIPIAVRRQLGLDGGDEVRIVVDGDSARVIRVVGDESAGRRLARRLRGSGSSGMATDEIMELLRGGVG; from the coding sequence ATGCGCATCACGTCGAAAGGACGGGTCACCATCCCGATCGCCGTACGTCGGCAGCTCGGGCTCGATGGGGGTGATGAGGTGCGGATTGTGGTGGACGGGGACAGCGCACGCGTCATCCGGGTTGTCGGTGACGAGTCCGCTGGTCGGCGGCTGGCGCGCCGGCTCCGTGGCAGTGGGTCGAGCGGCATGGCCACGGACGAGATCATGGAACTGCTACGTGGCGGAGTGGGATGA
- a CDS encoding Gfo/Idh/MocA family protein, with protein sequence MSTGPVGVGVIGAGVISDTYIKNLTSFPDVVVHAIGDLRPEAAQAKAEEFGIASHGSPEVVLTHPDVEIVVNLTIPVAHVEVALAAVAAGKHVWSEKPFAMDRDSGAKLLATAADAGVRLGCAPDTFLGPGLQTARRLIEKGDIGTPLTALTLFQSPGPESWHPNPAFLFQEGAGPLFDIGPYYLTALVQLFGPVGAVAGIGSTSRPTRTIGSGPLAGTDFDVTVPSHVSMIAKFESGQSSQNIFSFDSPLGRHGFVEITGTEATLSLPDPNRFDGEIKLIRRDGEWETVANVTAAAERGTGVLDMARAIRADRPHRATGDLAHHVVDAMVSVSESVDSGAFVDVTSTVTAPETLPEDWDPFATTV encoded by the coding sequence ATGAGCACCGGTCCCGTCGGCGTCGGCGTTATCGGCGCAGGTGTCATTAGTGACACGTACATCAAGAACCTGACCAGCTTCCCCGATGTCGTCGTGCACGCCATCGGCGATCTGCGGCCCGAGGCGGCCCAGGCGAAGGCCGAGGAGTTCGGCATCGCCAGCCACGGTTCGCCCGAGGTGGTGCTGACCCACCCGGACGTCGAGATCGTGGTCAACCTGACGATCCCGGTCGCTCACGTCGAGGTGGCGCTGGCTGCCGTTGCCGCGGGCAAGCATGTGTGGAGCGAGAAGCCGTTCGCGATGGACCGGGACAGCGGCGCCAAGCTGCTCGCCACGGCCGCCGACGCCGGCGTACGCCTCGGTTGTGCGCCGGACACCTTCCTCGGCCCGGGGCTGCAGACGGCTCGCCGGTTGATCGAGAAGGGTGACATCGGTACGCCGCTGACCGCACTGACGTTGTTCCAGTCGCCCGGCCCGGAGTCGTGGCACCCGAACCCGGCGTTCCTCTTTCAGGAAGGCGCGGGCCCGCTGTTCGACATCGGCCCGTACTACCTGACCGCGCTGGTGCAGCTGTTCGGTCCGGTCGGCGCTGTTGCCGGTATCGGCTCGACGTCGCGGCCGACGCGCACGATCGGCTCGGGTCCGTTGGCCGGGACCGACTTTGACGTGACGGTGCCGAGTCACGTGAGCATGATCGCGAAGTTCGAGAGTGGCCAGTCGTCGCAGAACATCTTCAGCTTCGACTCACCGCTCGGCCGGCACGGGTTCGTCGAGATCACCGGCACCGAGGCGACCCTGTCCCTGCCCGACCCCAACCGCTTCGACGGTGAGATCAAGCTGATCCGCCGCGACGGCGAATGGGAGACCGTCGCCAACGTCACGGCCGCCGCCGAACGCGGTACCGGCGTCCTCGACATGGCCCGCGCCATCCGCGCCGACCGCCCACACCGCGCCACCGGCGACCTCGCCCACCACGTCGTCGACGCCATGGTCTCCGTCAGCGAATCCGTCGACTCCGGCGCCTTCGTAGACGTAACCAGCACCGTCACCGCCCCCGAAACCCTCCCCGAAGACTGGGACCCCTTCGCCACCACGGTCTAA
- a CDS encoding sugar phosphate isomerase/epimerase family protein gives MLSADRLSLQLYTVRGELERDFDAALARIAEIGYRQVEPFGLVEFESQLADGLAKHGLTAPTTHAGLLGRNLEPAFAAAKRLGIGTVIDPYTDPARWQSAEDVKQIAVQLNQVAHQAEDHGITIGYHNHHFELASMLDGRHALEVFVEHLAPEIVLEIDTYWAAVGGADVPALLKRLGERVVALHIKDGDGTLNNKAQVAVGSGVIPVKDFLAAAPGRLAVVELDDFEGEIFDAVSGSYAFLQQAGA, from the coding sequence GTGCTCTCTGCTGACCGCCTATCCCTCCAGCTCTATACCGTCCGTGGCGAACTGGAGCGGGACTTCGACGCCGCCCTGGCCCGGATCGCCGAGATCGGCTATCGGCAGGTCGAGCCGTTCGGCCTGGTCGAATTCGAGTCCCAGCTCGCCGACGGCCTGGCCAAGCACGGCCTGACCGCGCCGACCACGCACGCCGGCCTGCTCGGCCGTAACCTCGAGCCCGCCTTCGCGGCCGCCAAGCGCCTCGGCATCGGCACCGTGATCGACCCCTACACCGACCCGGCCCGCTGGCAGTCCGCCGAGGACGTCAAGCAGATCGCCGTCCAGCTGAACCAGGTCGCGCACCAGGCCGAGGACCACGGCATCACCATCGGCTACCACAACCACCACTTCGAGCTGGCCTCGATGCTCGACGGCCGGCACGCGCTGGAGGTCTTCGTCGAGCATCTCGCGCCGGAGATCGTGCTGGAGATCGACACCTACTGGGCCGCGGTCGGCGGTGCCGACGTACCGGCGCTGCTGAAGCGCCTCGGTGAGCGGGTCGTCGCCCTGCACATCAAGGACGGCGACGGCACGCTGAACAACAAGGCCCAGGTCGCCGTCGGTTCGGGCGTCATCCCGGTCAAGGACTTCCTGGCCGCCGCGCCGGGTCGCCTCGCCGTGGTCGAGCTGGACGACTTCGAGGGCGAGATCTTCGACGCCGTCAGCGGCAGCTACGCCTTCCTGCAGCAGGCCGGCGCATGA
- a CDS encoding glycosyltransferase family 4 protein: MRIVMVAESFLPQINGVANTVRHVTDRLVARGHQPLIIAAGPGPDHYGDVPVVRARSFGIPGYRAFPVGLPDPAIERAMADFAPDLVHLASPFVLGAWGLRSARRLGLPTVAVFQTDIAGFARQYPWAVRADRGVWAWVRRLHSRCDRTLAPSSASMAQLVQAGVPRVQHWGRGVNLDLFDPGLRDDAWRREISPDGRPIVGYVGRLAAEKHVRRLSELSELGCQVVIAGDGPDRAALEQTLPGAAFLGMRRGADLARIFASLDVFVHTGEHETFCQTIQEAQASGVVTVGPAAGGPVDLIKPGETGLLFDHKTPGALRQAVHSLLADPQARQAMAEAGHKRVQTRTWPAVVDDLIDRHYAEVTFSQKRAA; this comes from the coding sequence GTGAGGATCGTGATGGTCGCCGAATCGTTCCTGCCACAGATCAACGGCGTGGCGAACACTGTTCGTCATGTCACCGACCGGCTGGTCGCCCGTGGGCACCAGCCACTGATCATCGCCGCCGGCCCCGGTCCCGACCATTACGGCGACGTGCCGGTGGTACGGGCCCGCAGCTTCGGCATCCCCGGCTACCGGGCGTTCCCGGTCGGTCTGCCCGATCCCGCGATCGAGCGCGCGATGGCCGATTTCGCGCCCGACCTGGTGCATCTGGCCTCGCCGTTCGTCCTGGGCGCGTGGGGCCTTCGCAGCGCGCGGCGCCTGGGCTTGCCGACCGTGGCGGTGTTCCAGACCGACATCGCCGGATTCGCCCGGCAATACCCGTGGGCCGTGCGCGCCGATCGTGGCGTCTGGGCCTGGGTACGGCGGTTGCACTCGCGGTGTGACCGCACGCTCGCGCCTTCGTCCGCGTCGATGGCGCAGTTGGTCCAGGCCGGCGTACCCCGGGTCCAGCACTGGGGGCGCGGCGTCAACCTCGACCTGTTCGACCCGGGTCTGCGCGATGACGCGTGGCGCCGGGAGATCTCCCCCGACGGCCGTCCGATCGTCGGGTACGTGGGCCGGCTCGCCGCGGAGAAGCACGTACGCCGGTTGAGCGAGCTGTCCGAACTCGGCTGTCAGGTGGTGATCGCGGGTGACGGTCCGGACCGTGCCGCACTGGAACAGACGTTGCCGGGTGCGGCCTTTCTCGGCATGCGCCGGGGCGCCGACCTGGCCCGGATCTTCGCCAGCCTGGACGTTTTCGTGCACACCGGCGAACACGAGACGTTCTGCCAGACCATCCAGGAGGCGCAGGCCTCCGGCGTGGTGACCGTCGGACCCGCGGCCGGTGGCCCGGTCGATCTGATCAAGCCGGGTGAAACGGGCCTGCTCTTCGACCACAAGACGCCGGGCGCTCTCCGGCAGGCGGTGCACAGCCTGCTGGCGGATCCCCAGGCCCGGCAGGCGATGGCCGAAGCCGGCCACAAACGGGTCCAGACGCGGACCTGGCCGGCCGTTGTGGACGACCTGATCGACCGGCACTACGCCGAAGTCACCTTCAGCCAGAAACGGGCGGCCTGA
- a CDS encoding glycosyltransferase → MQRIAQLANFVGPTSGGMRTAIDHLGQGYRAAGFERVLVTPGERDAISEDENGIVIRLRAPRIGGGYRLIAEPWRVIEALERFRPTTVEISDKSTLLPVAHWARRQGIGSILFSHERLDAMVSLRTGRQLGIAAGVGALYRLLGRTYDAIVVTSRFAAAEFGEVSTPLVRIPLGVDLDTFHPSLGTPAADGVLKLVHAGRLSREKSPHLAVATAVELHRRGIPVRLDVYGSGPHLDELVAIAGSAPVKFHGYVDGRVELARRLAQADVALSVCPGETFGLAVLEALAAGTPVVTADTGGARELVDAGCGAWGAPRADRLADAVLELVRRPEAARRTAARERAERYDWQTCVDRMLALHNRLTWNRRAA, encoded by the coding sequence ATGCAGCGGATAGCCCAGCTCGCGAACTTCGTCGGCCCCACCTCGGGCGGCATGCGGACCGCGATCGACCACCTCGGCCAGGGATATCGCGCCGCCGGCTTCGAGCGCGTCCTGGTCACCCCCGGCGAACGCGATGCCATCAGCGAGGACGAGAACGGCATCGTCATCCGCCTTCGCGCGCCCCGGATCGGCGGCGGCTACCGGCTCATCGCCGAACCCTGGCGGGTGATCGAGGCGCTCGAGCGATTCCGGCCGACGACCGTCGAGATCTCGGACAAGTCGACCCTGCTGCCGGTCGCGCACTGGGCCCGGCGCCAGGGCATCGGCTCGATCCTGTTCAGCCACGAACGGCTGGACGCCATGGTCTCGCTCCGGACCGGCCGCCAACTCGGGATCGCGGCCGGCGTCGGCGCGTTGTACCGGCTGCTCGGGCGGACGTACGACGCGATCGTGGTGACCTCGCGCTTCGCCGCCGCCGAGTTCGGCGAGGTGTCGACGCCATTGGTACGCATCCCGCTCGGCGTCGACCTCGACACGTTCCACCCGTCCCTCGGCACACCGGCCGCGGACGGCGTACTGAAGCTTGTGCACGCCGGAAGGCTCTCGCGCGAGAAGAGCCCGCACCTGGCAGTTGCAACGGCCGTAGAGCTGCACAGACGCGGCATCCCGGTCAGGCTCGACGTGTACGGCTCTGGGCCACACCTGGACGAGCTAGTCGCCATAGCCGGGTCTGCGCCTGTGAAGTTCCACGGCTACGTCGATGGGCGTGTGGAGCTGGCTCGCCGCCTTGCTCAGGCAGACGTGGCTCTGTCGGTTTGTCCGGGCGAGACGTTCGGACTGGCGGTGCTGGAGGCTCTCGCCGCTGGGACGCCAGTAGTCACCGCTGATACGGGTGGCGCTCGTGAGTTGGTAGACGCGGGGTGTGGCGCGTGGGGCGCCCCTCGTGCCGACAGGCTCGCGGACGCCGTACTGGAGCTTGTACGACGTCCGGAGGCTGCCCGTCGTACCGCTGCCCGGGAAAGGGCTGAGCGGTACGACTGGCAGACCTGCGTTGACCGGATGCTTGCCCTGCACAACCGGCTCACCTGGAACCGCCGCGCCGCTTGA
- a CDS encoding hydrolase produces MWICKTCAVEHSTQPDVCAICADERQWVPVDGQHWTTLEELQAAGHKVRLSEREPDLFAIESEPGVGIGQQAKLVRTPAGNLLWDPIGYVDADGAALVASYGEVKAIVASHPHMYGVQVEWSRALGGVPVLVAEADQEWVARPDPVIETWTGPLEILPGVTLFQPGGHFKGSGVVHWAAGAEGRGVLLSGDTIFPNPGGKSASFMRSYPNRIPLSGAVVDRVTKAVEQYEFDRVYGNFDNVITSDARAILRFSADRHIAWTRGDYDHLT; encoded by the coding sequence ATGTGGATCTGTAAGACCTGTGCCGTTGAGCACAGTACGCAACCGGACGTGTGCGCGATCTGCGCGGACGAGCGGCAGTGGGTGCCGGTCGACGGCCAGCACTGGACGACGCTCGAGGAGCTCCAGGCCGCCGGCCACAAGGTCCGGTTGAGCGAACGAGAGCCGGACCTGTTCGCGATCGAGTCCGAGCCGGGCGTGGGGATCGGCCAGCAGGCCAAGTTGGTGCGGACGCCCGCGGGCAACCTGCTCTGGGACCCGATCGGGTACGTCGATGCCGACGGCGCCGCGCTGGTCGCGTCGTACGGCGAGGTGAAGGCCATCGTGGCCAGCCACCCGCACATGTACGGCGTCCAGGTGGAGTGGAGCCGGGCCCTCGGTGGGGTGCCGGTCCTGGTGGCCGAAGCGGACCAGGAGTGGGTGGCACGGCCGGATCCGGTCATCGAGACCTGGACCGGGCCGTTGGAGATCCTGCCGGGCGTGACGTTGTTCCAGCCGGGTGGTCACTTCAAGGGCAGTGGCGTCGTGCACTGGGCCGCTGGTGCCGAAGGGCGCGGCGTGTTGCTCAGCGGCGACACCATCTTCCCGAACCCGGGTGGTAAGTCGGCCAGCTTCATGCGCAGCTACCCGAACCGCATCCCGCTGTCGGGCGCGGTCGTCGACCGGGTGACCAAGGCCGTCGAGCAGTACGAGTTCGACCGGGTCTACGGCAACTTCGACAACGTCATCACGTCGGACGCGCGGGCCATCCTGCGGTTCTCGGCCGATCGCCACATCGCCTGGACGCGTGGGGACTACGACCACCTGACCTAA
- the sdhC gene encoding succinate dehydrogenase, cytochrome b556 subunit has translation MPSKPLTRPPGTLYRGHEGMWSWVAHRITGVGIFFFLLVHVLDTALVRVSADAYNEVIGTYKNPIVGLMEIGLVAAILFHAFNGIRLILVDFWAKGPRYQRQMMIGVGVLWFVLFVPFVVRHLMHVFGGH, from the coding sequence TTGCCCAGCAAGCCACTGACCCGTCCCCCCGGCACCCTCTACCGGGGCCATGAGGGCATGTGGTCATGGGTCGCGCATCGGATCACCGGTGTGGGGATCTTCTTCTTCCTGTTGGTGCACGTGCTCGACACGGCTTTGGTGCGAGTCTCGGCCGACGCCTACAACGAGGTGATCGGCACCTATAAGAACCCGATCGTCGGCCTGATGGAGATCGGCCTGGTCGCCGCGATCCTCTTCCACGCCTTCAACGGCATCCGGCTGATCCTGGTCGACTTCTGGGCCAAGGGCCCGCGGTACCAGCGCCAGATGATGATCGGCGTCGGCGTGCTCTGGTTCGTGCTGTTCGTCCCGTTCGTGGTCCGCCACCTGATGCACGTGTTCGGAGGGCACTGA
- a CDS encoding succinate dehydrogenase hydrophobic membrane anchor subunit, translating to MSTPEIVTPRSSTRARSVKGGGRNRSGQTNFELYGWLFMRLSGLALVVLVLGHLFVNLFLGDGIQGIDFAFVAGKWASPFWQVWDLLMLWLAMLHGTNGLRTIINDYAERDQSRFWLKMSLFTASIVVVVLGTLVIFTFDPCLDPSSTLSVCK from the coding sequence ATGAGCACACCAGAGATCGTCACCCCGCGGTCCAGCACCCGGGCCCGCTCGGTCAAGGGCGGCGGCCGGAACCGGTCCGGCCAAACCAACTTCGAGCTGTACGGCTGGCTGTTCATGCGGCTGTCCGGCCTCGCCCTGGTGGTGCTGGTGCTCGGCCACCTGTTCGTGAACCTGTTCCTCGGCGACGGCATCCAGGGCATCGACTTCGCCTTCGTGGCCGGCAAGTGGGCCAGCCCGTTCTGGCAGGTCTGGGACCTGCTGATGCTGTGGCTGGCCATGTTGCACGGCACCAACGGCCTGCGCACGATCATCAATGACTACGCCGAGCGGGACCAGTCCCGGTTCTGGCTGAAGATGTCGTTGTTCACGGCAAGCATCGTGGTCGTCGTGCTCGGCACGCTGGTCATCTTCACCTTCGACCCCTGCCTCGACCCCAGCTCCACGCTGTCGGTCTGCAAGTAA
- the sdhA gene encoding succinate dehydrogenase flavoprotein subunit, which yields MQRHQYDVVIVGAGGAGMRAALESSKRTRTAVLTKLYPTRSHTGAAQGGMCAALANVEEDNWEWHTFDTVKGGDFLVDQDAAEVMCREAVDAVLDLEKMGLPFNRTAEGKIDQRFFGGHTRNHGEAVVRRSCFAADRTGHMILQTLYQQCIKQNVEFFNEFYVLDLLMVAGKATGVVAYELATGELHIFSAKSIVFASGGFGKVFRTTSNAHTLTGDGMGIVWRKGLPLEDMEFFQFHPTGLAGLGVLLSEAARGEGGILRNKDNERFMERYAPTVKDLAPRDMVARAMANEVREGRGCGPDGAYVMLDLTHLEPAHIDAKLPDITEFARTYLGVEPYTEQIPVFPTAHYAMGGIPTNIKGEALANNDDVIPGLYAAGEVACVSVHGANRLGTNSLLDINVFGRRAGIAAAEYAAGVDFEELPDAPETFVVDLIEGMRDATGTERVAAIRADLQATMDLNAQVYRTEGSLKQALSDIEGLKQRFAQVSVQDKGKRFNTDLLEAVELGFLIDLAEVLVVSALARKESRGGHFREDYATRDDVNFMRHTMAYRSIDDEGNVNIRLDYKPVIQTRYKPMERKY from the coding sequence ATGCAGCGCCATCAGTACGACGTGGTGATCGTGGGCGCGGGCGGCGCCGGTATGCGGGCCGCCCTCGAGAGCAGCAAGCGCACGCGGACCGCCGTACTCACCAAGCTCTACCCGACCCGGTCCCACACCGGCGCGGCCCAGGGCGGCATGTGCGCCGCCCTGGCCAACGTCGAGGAGGACAACTGGGAGTGGCACACCTTCGACACGGTCAAGGGTGGCGACTTCCTGGTCGACCAGGACGCGGCCGAGGTGATGTGCCGCGAGGCCGTCGACGCCGTGCTCGACCTGGAGAAGATGGGCCTTCCGTTCAACCGGACGGCCGAGGGCAAGATCGACCAGCGCTTCTTCGGTGGGCACACGCGCAACCACGGAGAGGCCGTCGTACGGCGCTCCTGCTTCGCCGCCGACCGCACCGGCCACATGATCCTGCAGACGCTCTACCAGCAGTGCATCAAGCAGAACGTCGAATTCTTCAACGAGTTCTACGTCCTGGACCTGCTGATGGTCGCCGGTAAGGCAACGGGCGTCGTCGCGTATGAGCTGGCCACCGGCGAGCTGCACATCTTCTCGGCCAAGTCGATCGTGTTCGCGTCGGGCGGTTTCGGCAAGGTCTTCCGCACCACGTCGAACGCGCACACCCTGACCGGTGACGGCATGGGCATCGTCTGGCGCAAGGGCCTGCCGCTGGAGGACATGGAGTTCTTCCAGTTCCACCCGACAGGTCTCGCCGGCCTCGGCGTGCTGCTCTCCGAAGCCGCTCGCGGTGAGGGCGGAATCCTGCGGAACAAGGACAACGAGCGCTTCATGGAGCGCTACGCGCCAACCGTGAAGGACCTCGCGCCACGCGACATGGTCGCCCGCGCGATGGCCAACGAGGTCCGCGAGGGCCGTGGCTGTGGGCCCGACGGCGCGTACGTGATGCTCGACCTGACCCACCTCGAGCCCGCGCATATCGACGCGAAACTGCCGGACATCACCGAGTTCGCCCGGACGTACCTCGGCGTAGAGCCGTACACCGAGCAGATCCCGGTCTTCCCGACCGCGCACTACGCGATGGGTGGCATCCCCACCAACATCAAGGGTGAGGCGCTCGCGAACAACGACGACGTCATCCCCGGCCTGTACGCCGCCGGCGAGGTCGCGTGCGTCTCGGTGCACGGCGCCAACCGCCTCGGCACCAACTCGCTGCTGGACATCAACGTCTTCGGCCGCCGTGCGGGTATCGCCGCCGCGGAGTACGCCGCCGGCGTGGACTTCGAGGAGCTGCCGGACGCGCCCGAGACGTTCGTGGTCGACCTGATCGAGGGCATGCGCGACGCGACCGGGACCGAGCGGGTGGCCGCGATCCGGGCCGACCTGCAGGCCACGATGGACCTGAACGCGCAGGTCTACCGGACCGAGGGCTCGCTCAAGCAGGCGCTCTCCGATATCGAGGGCCTGAAGCAACGATTCGCCCAGGTTTCCGTTCAGGACAAGGGCAAACGGTTCAACACCGACCTGCTCGAAGCCGTCGAGCTCGGCTTCCTGATCGACCTGGCCGAGGTGCTGGTGGTGTCCGCGCTGGCCCGCAAGGAGTCGCGTGGCGGTCACTTCCGCGAGGACTACGCGACCCGCGACGACGTCAACTTCATGCGTCACACGATGGCCTACCGGTCGATCGATGACGAGGGCAACGTGAACATCCGGCTGGACTACAAGCCGGTCATCCAGACCCGCTACAAGCCGATGGAGCGCAAGTACTGA
- a CDS encoding succinate dehydrogenase iron-sulfur subunit: MDVKVKILRYNPEVSPDPEWKTYSVTLQPTDRVLDALHKVKWEQDGTLTFRRSCAHGVCGSDAMKINGRNRLACKTLIKDLNPEKEITVEPIKGLPVLKDLVVDMEPFFDAYRSIMPFLVTDGHEPTRERIQSQADRDRFDDTTKCILCAACTTSCPVFWSDGQYFGPQAIVGAHRFIFDSRDEGTEQRLEILNDKEGVWRCRTTFNCTEACPRGIEVTKAIQEVKRALIFRRV, encoded by the coding sequence ATGGACGTCAAGGTCAAGATCCTCCGCTACAACCCCGAGGTCTCGCCCGACCCGGAGTGGAAGACCTACTCCGTCACCCTGCAGCCGACCGATCGGGTGCTGGACGCACTGCACAAGGTCAAGTGGGAGCAGGACGGCACGCTGACGTTCCGCCGGTCCTGCGCGCACGGCGTCTGCGGTTCTGACGCGATGAAGATCAACGGGCGCAACCGGCTGGCCTGCAAGACCCTGATCAAGGACCTGAACCCCGAGAAGGAGATCACCGTCGAGCCCATCAAGGGCCTGCCGGTGCTCAAGGACCTCGTGGTCGACATGGAGCCCTTCTTCGACGCCTACCGGTCGATCATGCCCTTCCTGGTCACCGACGGACACGAGCCGACGCGTGAGCGGATCCAGTCCCAGGCCGACCGCGACCGCTTCGACGACACCACCAAGTGCATCCTCTGCGCAGCGTGTACGACGTCGTGCCCGGTCTTCTGGTCCGACGGCCAGTACTTCGGCCCGCAAGCGATCGTCGGCGCCCACCGCTTCATCTTCGACAGCCGCGACGAGGGTACGGAACAACGCCTCGAGATCCTCAACGACAAAGAGGGCGTCTGGCGCTGCCGCACCACCTTCAACTGCACCGAAGCCTGCCCCCGCGGCATCGAAGTAACCAAGGCCATCCAAGAAGTAAAACGCGCCCTGATCTTCCGCCGCGTCTAA